The Magnolia sinica isolate HGM2019 chromosome 9, MsV1, whole genome shotgun sequence sequence TCCAAAAACATTCTGAAACCTTCATATTTAATGAGAGGCCTCTAAAAACCTTACGTAAATTGTCCCTCTTCAAACATCCTAAGGCAGTGCTCGATAGAATTGAAAAGAGGAGAGGAGACTTCTTTTGGAGAGGGGCCTTTGAGGGTCACAAGTTCCATCTCCTAAATTGGGGGGAGGTTTGCAAACCTATTTCGGAAGGGGGAGCGGGGCTTAAAGATTTGGGTCTGTTTAATAATGCGCTTCTTGGTAAATGGTTGTGGAAATTGGGAACTACTTCGAAAGGGCTTTGGTTAGATGTTATTGTTAGCAAGTATGGAAGGCATGAGGGAGGCTGGACGATTAAGTCTTTTTCCCTTCATAGGGCATCAACAATTTGGAAGGCAATAGCGACTACTGAGCATCTATTTTGGCAAGGTGTTGCTTTTAGTCTTGGAGATAGGAAGAGTATTCGATTCTAGGTGGACATGTGGTGTGGGAATAAGTCGTTCCAAGTTCAGTTTCCTAGAATTGCAACGTTAGCCTCGGATCGCTTCATCAATGTCCAAAGGTGCTACTCTTTTTGTGGCAACTCAGTAGTGAGGAATCCTTCTTTTCAAAGGAATATGCGGACATGGAGATTGCGGAATTAGTGCAGCTATTGGAACTCAGCAGTGTTTCCCCTTCAAATCAAGAAAAAGATTCTATGATTTGGTTAGCTCATAGCTCCGAAAGATTCTCTGTGCATTCTTTCTTCTCATCCTCTCAGGAGCACATGCCCCGCCCATTCACCCTTTTCATCACTGGTTTTACGAGGCTCCGCCTCGGGTGGTCATCTCCGTGTGTCGTGTGGCTAGGAAAAGAGTTCTGACAGTTGACAACCTATAGCAGAGGTCTCTTATTCTCCCAAACATCTGCCTCATATGTGTGGAGAATGCAGAATCGATCgatcatctttttattcattATTCCTTTGCACAGAAGATATGGGAACACTTCCTCAACTCATCCAATATGCATTGGGTTATGCTGGTTGCAGTGGAAGCTCTTTTATGGGCTTGGCATGGGAGGAGTAGAAGGAATGATGAGAAAGCGGAGTGGAGGGTTCTCCTTATGGCCATTCTCTGAGCTATCTGGAAAGAACGGAATGAGCGGTGTTTTGGGGATGAGCTCTCCGTGGTTGAAAGGGTGGTGGACATTATCAAGGGATATGTGCATGATTGGGCTTCAATGTTTAACCTTTTGATATAGTCTTCCCTTGCTTGTCTCTTCATTTTTGTTTATATTCTTTCTTGCCTTTGGCAagtgtttttcatttttttttttaaaaaaaagaattgttacctctcccaaaaaaaaaaaaaaaaaaacactttaagAAGGTGACGGTTTTTACACActgcaattccattttattgtggtgtgtgtgcacatgATGTTTGATGAATAATGCCATGGGACAAGATATGAATGACAATATTTTGTTGTATATTCCTTAGCATTGTCTGATCTTAGAATGCACACTTTAGCATCAAATTGAATTTGGTTTTGCATAATGAAATTATTTACCTCATAACAGACTTTCATCaaatatatccatgtcattcgaGATTTATCATCCACAAAGAtaacaaaatatttaaatcaAATAAACTGGAAACATGAATTGGACCCCAATCATCTGAATGTATCAAGTAAAAAGGTATATCACTTTATTCTCAtgcaataaagagagagagagagagagagagagagagagagactctatGATGCTTGCTTGACTCATAAATTTCACTCTAACGTAAACATATGACAAAGATGGAATAAGACTCTTCAAACCAATTAAAATGGGTAACCAAGCCTAGAATGCCACTGATGAGGAGAGATGTTGATTTGCAGTGCAAATCCGTTCCAGTTGTTCCACGATTGAGGTAATAGAGTCCATTTGATTTATGTCCTCCACCAATTATCCTCCTTGTTGTTTGATCCTAAAACTCAAAGTAGGAAGGATAGAATTTGACAGAACAATTGAGGGTTTTGGTTAGTTTACTAATAGATAATAATTTTAAAGGAAACTAAggaatgaataaaactaaagacAATGAGAGATCTAGAGTAGGCCAAACAATGCCCTCCTCAAATACACTAGTTGATGTACCATCAACTAATGTTACAGGAGACGGATGGAGATTGGACTAATTGATATAGCACACAACACTTACCAGTCATGTGATTGGAATCTCCAAAATCAATGATCCATGGGACATTCTCAGAAGAAGTAAAACGAGCTATACCTAACTGGGCAAAAGTAGCGGTGGAAGAAGAGCCATGGGTGGAGTGATCTCTTAGAAGCTTGACAAATTCTTCCTTGGACATAATAATTATGTCACCTGAAGTACTTGGCCCAACAGAAGTGGCAGACTTGGACACATACCCTTTAGAACCATCATTCAATGAGCAGACTCGATTAGCCTAGCTGGCTTTCTCACTAGGATCATCTAATGAGCGGACTTGGACTAGCCCATGCTTGCTTTCTCACTAGATCCCAACATATATTAATTATGTGATTGTTGAGATCAAAGTAAGTGCGATGTTGATTATCGCACACGCGACCACTACCACTACTAGAATGTGTGCCACCACCACTCCACGTACTCCTGCTTTCGAAGCAACCTCCCCTTGAGTCTCTAACTCCAAATCAACCATCGTAACTACAACCACCTTGGCTCCCCCAACCTCTGCTGGATGCAAAGATAAAAGCAAACTGATTGGACGATGAGGGACCCTATGTGGCCATACTAGTTGTGCAGTGAACTCTATTGAATGCCTCGGATGATGAGGGACCCGCGTGtgcacacgcatgcacacacgtGCGTCCGTACGGGCAaccactgtgggccccatgtttGGGGTTTCCCCTCTTTGATTTTCCTCTAAACCTCCCTAATCCCTAAATCCTTTGaagcccttaaaaaaaaaaaaaaaactcaatcctCAATCTCCATGAatgaacccaaaaccctaatgaaaatatgaatttttgtgaaacttttcaaaaatcagaattttgattgCATCATCGTTTATTCATGTGGTTGTCGCACTACCCACGCTATATTGGAAGTCCCTACATCCAACTGGGacacttttaaattattttatatttccaCACACCGCATATGTGATAACCTAGAATCTTcgtgttataaatctgaatttctgAATTATTAtgtggatatgcttgattttacatgttgtttgctaaaattaatgtgtaattgatctctcatcttgcatcgtaggatagtttccatcatcctacatcacCCTCTCATAGCTTTGCAATTCAAACAACTTTTTCTCTGCTTTTAGTGCTCACTTGGGGCTTCAAATTAACTTTGCCAAGAGTTCAATCACATTCTCTTGCTTTTGCAATTGTGAAAAACCCATCAGTTCTAccctaaatataaaagaagattCATTACCATTTCTATATCTCGGGCTTCCTTCATACTAAGCTAGACAAAAAATTTGTGACTGTGATTTTCTCATAGACAAGATTAACATAAGGCATGGAGGATAGAGGGCTTTTCTTCTTTTGTAGGTTGTTTGGAGCTCATAAAGTCTACTCTTTCCACCCTTCCCATCTTTTGGTTGCAAGTGTTTCTGCTTCCCAAAGGATGTGTTTAAATTATCAAAAGAATCATGAGCACATTTTTGTGGGGAAATTCGAGAATAtcctaaatataaaagaagattCATTACCATCTCCATATCTCGGGCTTCCTTCATACTAAGCTAGACTGAAAATTTGTGACTGCGATTTCCTCATAGACAAGATTAACAGAAGGCTTGGAGGATAGAGGGCTTTTCTTCTTTTGCAGGTTGTTTGGAGCTTATAAAGTCTGCTCTTTCCACCCTTCCCATCTTTTGGTTGCAAGCATTTCTACTTCCCAAAGTATGTGTTGAAATTATCAAAAGAATCATGAGCACATTTTTGTGGGGAAATTTGAGAATGCACGCTGTTAATTTGGATCTCATTTGTTTACCAAAATCTGAAGGCAGCCTTGGAATCATCTCTATTAAAAGCTCCAATCAGGAAGACCACCTCAAGCAACTTCGGACGACAGCTGTGGGTAGGCAAAATCTTTGGACCAAATGGGTGAAATGTAAATAAAGAGACGCTCTAGTTGGGATTTGAAAATTGTAGTTGATTCGTCATGGCCATGGAGAAGTATTCTCAACATGAGAAACTTAGCAATGGAAAACATCAGATTTGCATGGGCAATGTTAAGGTTACAACATTCTGGCTTGACCCCTCGTTGTCGGAACCAGGAGGAAGACTGATCGACAGATATCGTGAAAGGGCAGTCTGTGATCTTGGGCTTGGCAAAGACAtgtcaatgtccaatctcatcaGAAATTATTGGATCCTTTTTATAGGATCAACAAAAGGCAAGTTTGGAAACAATGGTATGCCAATCAAGAGCCATGATTACTGATTGAGAATCAAGTTTGATTATCTATGACAGGCCAGTAGATGCCGTAGTCTTCATTTTTAGACTGATACTACAGAAATTCCACTTCAACTAATGCGCACAAAAAGAGAATAGGAAGAATCATGTTTGTGGGTTTGGATGATCACAAGCAAAACACTCAAGCATTTCAGTGGAAAGATGTATATTTAAAATACCATAATGATCATCTTCAAACTAAAAGCAAGAGAAAGAAATTATTTCTTCCAAAGATTGATGGTTCTTGGTGGTTGACTATTGGACAATCCACAATACTTTCCAAGAGTCCAGATTTTACAACACAATAGACAACATATAAACGTCACAAAGATCAAACAGAAAGATAATGTACCGTTTTCGGCCCAATTCCTTTGAAGCAACAGAGCTCAGCCTTAATTTCATCTACTGGCATGCCTCTCAAATACTCCAAGCATATTTTCCCTCTCTTCTCAAGCagagagctcaaaatattcttgaTGCATGAAGCTTTTGTCGCAGCTAAGCCGCCACATTTTATAGCATCTTGTATACATTTAGTTTCCGCTGCAAGAACCTTGACATGAAATATAAAAGCAAACCATGAAAATGTATCCACTAATTTGGAAAGTACGACACTGTTCCAAACCAGGTTAAAAACATTGGGATGAATCATATCATATTGAGAATTTATCACAATAACTTGCTAGAAATACAGTACAAAAGCCCGTACTGCAATGTCGACAAAGTATCAAAATGTAATAATGGATACTTCCCTCCCAAAATAATTGTAATGAAACCAATATCATACAGGAGTCAATAATAACAGAATGTACTCTGTTGCAATCAACTCATACAATGGAGGGACATTGATACAATGTTTCAAACCTTGCTCTGAACTGTTGATGAATTtgggaagggaaaaaaaaaaagggctagcAGCATTTTCATTTGAGATAACATTCCACGTAGGCAATGCCCTTTTTTAAATTTCATTGATCCAGAACATTGatctggtgagccccacagtggaTAATTGACTGAAGATGTCCTCCAACGGAAACCTCAGCCATCCAATTAGTGGACCTTCTCCTTTTGTGGAGAGGACTGGATGAAGTGGCGTCTGTCCACGAACCTAAAATGCCATTTTGATTTAGTCAAGCATGGTACATTTCCATGGGTTacggaagaggaagaagaagagttgAGATTGCTTACATCTTCCCATGTTGGGAATGAGGATTTGAGGGAAGCGAACGCCTTTGTCGAGTTGGAATCGGTTGTATTCTGAGACAGAAGAGTTCTCACCAGACCATCCAACACGCCTTCTTTCCGAGTGATGGTCTCATCAGAGCCGTCTTCTCCGAAAAATGGCTTGGATGGATCTGGACTGTCGTGAATAACCTTATTCTTTCGATATCTGGCGAATTCCTGAGGGAAGCCgtggagagagaggagatggtcCCTGACAGAACGGCACTCTTCGGGGGTCGGGCGAGGGTGATTGGGGTACAgctctgcagcagcagcagcggtgGTTTTGGGTTTTCCAAGTTTGGAAGAGGCGCCCGGGATCTCTACCTTCCTTTTGCATTTTGTAGCCATttttctctcccccttttttgtaTTCTCGTATTAACAAGGGCGGGATGCAGCCTCTTTCTGAAGCATCAGTTCCAAATTCCAAACACACGAGGATATAAACATGCGGTCGAACACACTACACTATCCCGTTGCAAAGTCTTTAATAGGTTGTAATGGGATTGCAATGGCTGTTTGGATGGTGCATTTGCTTCAAAGATTACGATGACTGTTTGGATGCAAGTATTTGTCCTGAGATGTCTTTAATCTGTATATGAAACAAGCGTTTGATCGGTCAACTACCATGTTCAAATAATCAAGTGAACTCTGATTTATGTAGATTGATATTGGACTGGCTCGATTGATCGAATGGTTGGGTCAATCTATTGAAAGAATACCAAAAAATCTAAGAAACTCTCTAGACAATTTTGCACATGTTCGATCAATCAATATCAATAGTTCGATCAACAGCacacatgattttgcttaattgcatgttttatttccTGTTTTGGTTGTAACACTATATAGATGGGGAGTAATCGGGAATAAGGCATAATAAGGGGTATCATTAAGGGTTCTAGATGTTGGACATAGACCAGTGGGGCTCACTAGTGGGCAATCACCGGTGGGTGGGTCTCATGTGCTTAGGCATCTTCCAGCCTCTTCCTTTCAGTTGCATCTcatatttaaatttgaatttggtTTAAAATGAGGAGAGGAGATAAGATCAGATGACTTCTGATCTCATTCAAACTCTCGCCCTTTTCTATAAATAGGATAAGGCTCTCTAGTctaaatatatgaaaaataacGAGAGTAAAAAAAGGAGAAATAGTGGTACATAGATAATTATCCATTTAGTTTGTCCTTCGGACGATCTAAACCATAGATAGTGATTCGGGGCTATCTATACcgtagaatcagaggggtgattagacccatctgctTCAGTACTTATAGGCGGGCCGCTGgatttggaccgttcatcttcaactttgtgaaggttccatatcgtgtagaccgtcaaatCTTGAGAGCTCACACTTTCGTGCTTACTTTCAGTGGTATCAGAGGAATCTCAACGGCGGATTTctaattaattattttcattaaaaaaaaatgttagtggcccctttttttcttttttctttttttatttaattgaattctAGCTCATGGCTTTTAAATGATTTCAAATCAGTGTGCATATTGTGACTCTTGATGTGCACATATGCTACTGTGATGCATGTGCACATGTAAAATCTAGACTCATGGATCAGCATGCTGTGGACACTGTGCACTGCATTTGATATTTTTTTGATTTTCGAGTGgttggatgacgtggatataaaatatatatatatatatatatatatatatatatatatacacacacacatcacagggGCCCCCATAGAGCCCCTACTTGGACCGAGTCCGTCTAGGCAATGGTAGGACGTAATTTGCCTCCGTGATGGACGTAGCTAAGTTCGGCCCCAACTCCAATACCAACATGTGGACGTTGAGTTGCCCAATATATACCAGCATATTACGTGCGTGCTACATCCAACTGTCCAAATCAGATTAGGTAAAATCCAGCCCCATctattgagaaatttacgactgtggaccccaccatttatcCGGtagtttttttgaagcaatacaaacttagaatacacacttggacctcctcgtacggagtcggaatttcaggatgaaaatacccctgcctccCTCGTGCTGGCGTGTAGAGACCAGTGCTAACGGACGGTCCAacgatgggaactcaggtggggccactgtgatgtttgagagaaatcctccccgtctaagttcattcatggggtcacgaagacctggatgaagaggaaaaacgaatttcataatgatccaaaactactataacccctgaaagggtttcaatggtagacgttcaattccttactgccttttacagtgtggtccacttgatagttagatctatcttattttttgtctcaagacttaatatgagcttaccaaatagatggacggtttggatataacacggacctcatgatgggacccacgaaagcatcctagcaaaatatatatatatatatatatatatatatatatatatatatatatctgactggcagatttttaatttttttttaattttttttatttaaaacagAGAGAACCTGTTctctcttacatttttctctaatacataattatgtaaatatgtatatataagtatataaaaatatttttccatcttataattcatttctctgattttttattaaacaagcatatctcttaaattagaatttttttttcttttttttacacacgcacacacacccccatgcactcacactagtggaatttcactacgTATaaatactcgaacgcttgactgggtgttgaaactccta is a genomic window containing:
- the LOC131255480 gene encoding putative DNA glycosylase At3g47830 isoform X1, whose product is MATKCKRKVEIPGASSKLGKPKTTAAAAAELYPNHPRPTPEECRSVRDHLLSLHGFPQEFARYRKNKVIHDSPDPSKPFFGEDGSDETITRKEGVLDGLVRTLLSQNTTDSNSTKAFASLKSSFPTWEDVLAAETKCIQDAIKCGGLAATKASCIKNILSSLLEKRGKICLEYLRGMPVDEIKAELCCFKGIGPKTVACVLMFYLQQDDFPVDTHVFRIGKAIGWVPQGADREKAYHHLNKRIPNELKFDLNCLLITHGKLCQRCTKKGSNNQRRTPHHTCPLFNYG
- the LOC131255480 gene encoding putative DNA glycosylase At3g47830 isoform X2 — translated: MATKCKRKVEIPGASSKLGKPKTTAAAAAELYPNHPRPTPEECRSVRDHLLSLHGFPQEFARYRKNKVIHDSPDPSKPFFGEDGSDETITRKEGVLDGLVRTLLSQNTTDSNSTKAFASLKSSFPTWEDVLAAETKCIQDAIKCGGLAATKASCIKNILSSLLEKRGKICLEYLRGMPVDEIKAELCCFKGIGPKTDQTTRRIIGGGHKSNGLYYLNRGTTGTDLHCKSTSLLISGILGLVTHFNWFEESYSIFVICLR